A genomic segment from Glycine soja cultivar W05 chromosome 20, ASM419377v2, whole genome shotgun sequence encodes:
- the LOC114401961 gene encoding uncharacterized protein LOC114401961 isoform X1, which produces MIYTKEMKERLSGQDNRYAFMNLILKDSGLFHIKNLFIEELAWIERLHKNAWIGFQSWRATTRKLMVVLHVAFMKVQKGSRSMLCNYVLAEDCDQPDYVKLAKAICVEHNVSLLTILGAKTLGKWAGLCKIDSEGKARKVTGCFCSCAALTASLHQLRLGFFLLHG; this is translated from the exons aTGATTTACACGAAAGAGATGAAGGAGAGGTTAAGTGGACAGGACAACCGCTATGCATTTATGAACCTTATTTTGAAGGATTCTGGTCTTTTCCACATCAAAAATCTCTTTATCGAGGAATTGGCCTG GATTGAACGTTTACACAAAAATGCTTGGATTGGATTTCAGTCTTGGAGAGCAACAACAAGGAAG CTTATGGTGGTCTTGCACGTGGCCTTCATGAAGGTGCAAAAGGGATCGAGAAGCATGTTGTGCAACTATGTTCTAGCAGAAGACTGTGACCAACCTGACTATGTTAAATTGGCTAAGGCCATTTGTGTAGAGCACAATGTTAGCCTACTGACAATTCTGGGTGCAAAGACCCTTGGAAAATGGGCTGGT TTGTGCAAGATTGATTCGGAAGGAAAAGCTAGGAAGGTTACTGGTTGCTTCTGCAGTTGTGCAGCATTGACAGCAAGCTTGCATCAGTTGAGGCTCGGGTTCTTCTTGCTCCATGG TTGA
- the LOC114401961 gene encoding 40S ribosomal protein S12-like isoform X2 → MIYTKEMKERLSGQDNRYAFMNLILKDSGLFHIKNLFIEELAWIERLHKNAWIGFQSWRATTRKVQKGSRSMLCNYVLAEDCDQPDYVKLAKAICVEHNVSLLTILGAKTLGKWAGLCKIDSEGKARKVTGCFCSCAALTASLHQLRLGFFLLHG, encoded by the exons aTGATTTACACGAAAGAGATGAAGGAGAGGTTAAGTGGACAGGACAACCGCTATGCATTTATGAACCTTATTTTGAAGGATTCTGGTCTTTTCCACATCAAAAATCTCTTTATCGAGGAATTGGCCTG GATTGAACGTTTACACAAAAATGCTTGGATTGGATTTCAGTCTTGGAGAGCAACAACAAGGAAG GTGCAAAAGGGATCGAGAAGCATGTTGTGCAACTATGTTCTAGCAGAAGACTGTGACCAACCTGACTATGTTAAATTGGCTAAGGCCATTTGTGTAGAGCACAATGTTAGCCTACTGACAATTCTGGGTGCAAAGACCCTTGGAAAATGGGCTGGT TTGTGCAAGATTGATTCGGAAGGAAAAGCTAGGAAGGTTACTGGTTGCTTCTGCAGTTGTGCAGCATTGACAGCAAGCTTGCATCAGTTGAGGCTCGGGTTCTTCTTGCTCCATGG TTGA